GACGCGACGTCACTTCTCAACTACCTCAAAACAGGGAATGTGTTATTGCAAATGGCTGTTGCTCCCGAAACGCGCTTTCGTTATGAGCTCCCATACCGAACAGAAATGCCCGAATACTACCTTGGGGATAATCCCTATATAGATTCAATGATTTACGGGCGTCTTCGCTCTATCCCACAACTGAGCGCTCTAAGATTCCAGATCGTACGGGAACCAGTCGTGCCGGCAATCGGGCTTCAAACGAATATCAAGGCGCCTATTTGAAGCCATTCCATGCTGCTGAAGTTATTGACCCTCGACTGACTGATGCGAAAATTTCCTCGTGGACCGCTGTTTGCAAAGACGACGGGCTTATGCGACAGCTTCTCTCAGTCTTTTTGAGATGCGAGTATCATTTGACATCAGCATTTCAGAAAGACTATTTCTTAGATGACTTGGTGGCGAATCGACACAAGTTCTGCTCATCTCTGCTCGTCAATGTTGTTCTTGCTTATTCTTGCGTACGATATTCCCCGTTGAtcttatttttaattttccGCCATGTTTAATGAAGAACCTTTGCTAATGAAGTCCAGGTCTGCTACCCGGGCTTCCCAGACCGTGCCGAATACTGGAATCCCAAAGCGCTTGTGTATCGCTTCATTATGGAAGCGAAGCGCATCTGGGAGCTTGAAAGCCATGAGCCAAAGATTACAACAATTCAAGCCGGAATAGTCTTCACTGTCTTCCACAATCTCTGCGGTTTAGACGAAATCGGACAAGCATATAGGATCCAGGCCATAGACCTAGCTCATCAAATGCAGCTCTTTGACAGCACCGTAGGCGGTCGCAGCCTTAAAATGCAGAGGAGCATGGCGTTCCTCGCATGGACCTTATTCAATTGGGAAACGTAAGTGCATCCGTCGGTGCTGGAATTGGCCTTTGCTGAAGTTTCTAGGCTTGttgccttctccttcatgtTCACTCCACTACTCAAGGAGCCTCCAAACTGGGCTCTGCCGGATCCTACTCAAGATGGGAATTGGTATGGGGAGATATGGCTCAAATATCCGTTGACCGATACCCTTTCGCCGTCTTATTTCGGCACCGTTTTTCGAGCAAAATCTCATTTCCGAATCATCATGAACGAATTTTGTTGCATATTATATTCAGAAGGCTCTCAAGTAACTGTAGAAAAAGCCTATGAACTTTTGAAGAGACTGAAGCACTGGTATCACGGCTTGCCAGGTCCACTCCAGCCAAAGACAATCGTCCTCCCTACACACTTACAACTTCAGTAAGCCTCCATAAATATCTGCAAGCCCACCTGCAGTCTACTAATTGAGTGGCGTTAACATGAGACAATGATAGCATTCATTATCATTATCTGATCATATCAATCTTTGAACCTTTGATGGACGCACAAACAGACCAAGAGCCACCACCGCGGCAAGTAGTTGCTGAAGCCAAGAAACACCTTCAGACGCTGATCCGACTCTACTATCTCCGTCACGGATACGATGCTATGGACCTCTTCGTTGTCATACCGCTTATGCTGGCCGGATCTGAGTGCgtcgaagccatcaatgacCAAACACCCCCAGCCGAACTAGAGCTCCTACGCTCTACGCTTATCCTGGTAGCAAAGGGCTTGTACAGTCAACGCCGGAATCATTATTTAGCCGAAGCACTGTTCCGCGTCATCCGGGGACGAATGCGTCCGTCGGAACTTTCTCTGTTGAAGAATACGATGAAGATAGACGAGAGAGAATGGGATGAGAAGAGTAGCATGGTGCAAGAGGTGCGAAGTGCGTGGCCGGTGAGCGTGGtcaaaaagaaggaagagatagACTCTCAGAAATTGACGAACCTCGTGGAGAATTATGGTAACTTAAACGTAGAAGGGAGTTCCGACGCTAAGTCAAGTTAAGAGATCTGAAGAGTATATTTGGCGTACGATAGAATTGATTAATACCAGTGTTGCATAGAGTCATAATTGCCCCGAATTGACAGTTGTTTGTTCTTCAATGTacatgttctttttcttccgcTTTTGGAATCCGGACCATGGTGATGGTAATCAAGGCTCCAATTAAGGCGGAAGCAAGGCCAAACCACCAGATGGCACGTATCCCTTCAAGTCCCACCTCTCCATCAGGAAGCTGATCGACTTTGATCCCTATAGAGCCAGCTACAGAAGTAATGATTGCCAGAGTCAAGTTTTGTGCGGTGACCAAAAGACTACCAGCAGAGCCCTGGTATGATCTCGGTACGCTCGAAGTAATAAAGatggttgctgctgcaaaactGAGATCAGGTCCGAACGTAGATAAGGCTACGCCCGGCATTGACAAGGCCCAGTACGAGGAGCTTGGTGTTTGAGGGAGAAAGAATACCGGCCCCATACCAAAACAAATCATGCTGGTAATAAGAATCCAGTGACCAGGGACAACATGAAGCGTCTTAGAAACGACCCAAGCTGCGAGAACGCCAACGATGCCATTTGGAAGAATGTACAGCGACGCAGTAAGCGGAGAAACTCCCTGGTAGCGAAGCCAGAACTGGATGGCATAGAACTGCCACGCACCAGCTAGATGGGGAGGATTCGTCAGTAACTGACAGCGAACAAAACAGCCACAGATAATTACAGGGCACTTAGACAACTCACCATAACCGCCAAATCCGAAAATGTAGGAAAGCAAGACAGCCGCAAACCCAGGAATTCGCCAAAGCCCGGTTGGAATAAGAGGACGAGTGGCACGGCGCTCGACAAAGTGAAACGCAACAAGTAGAAGAAAGCCCAAAATAATGGTAGTATACGTATATGGACTCCATTGAACTGCTGAGCCTTGAGTGAGCCCAAAGAGGATCAATCCACACCCCAACGATGCGAGCAGAGCGCCGAGATAATCAAATTGCTTCATCGAAGGCGCGTCTGTACTAGAGCTATCCGCAGCTGGTCTCAGATCGGGTATCGTGAGATAAGCAGCAAAAGCGCACAATGCAAGGAACATGGCCGTGCTGCCAAAAATCCAGGGAAGATGAGCAGCGAGAGCGCCTCCTTGAACACAGCCAATCCAATAGCCAAACGGCGCCCctgctgccatcaaggaaAACACGCGCGTCTTGCGGATCCCTGGATTATAGACTCGTCCAAGAATGCTCATCGAAGCGGAAACGAGCACTCCGGCTGCCAGGCCCTGCATGGCTCGGGCCACAAAGAAGAGGACCTTGAGGTTTGGAGAAACGGCCGCAGCCGTCACCGCATTCCAGGCTGCTTCCCACAGAAAAGCGCCTACCATGAGTGGCTTGGGGGGAGCGAGGTCAGCCAACGGGCCAAATACTATGACTGACAGACCGCTTGCCAATACTGAAGAGCCTAGGAGCCATGGAATCTGGGCTGGGACTAGACCCAATGCCTCTTGGAACACGAACTGGGTGACGTTGACTTGTCCCATAGTCAGGGCGGAGATGACTTGGCCAGCCGTACAGACGAGCACAAAGATCACCTCTGCGAGGAGATTGGCGAGCTCTGGCGGAACGCCTTGAGACACTGGATTCGTTGGGCTGCCTCGCTCTTCCGAAAGGCCGGCGGGCAAAGTCTGATCAGGTATGGGTGTTTCAACCAGTCTGTTTCTCATGTTACTCAATTCCAAACCAAGTGCTGGCAAAAGTTCGCCTGCATCGGTGATGTTCTGGGCCTGTGGTGTTTCTGGGTCAAGCGAGGTCATCAAGCCTTCGTGAGTTACCTCCACAGGCAAAACGACCGTGGACTGGGTTTTCGACATGTTCACTGAGGATTCTTCTGTTCGCTGCGACAATTTCACCGGGATTGGGTAAATGCTGTTGTTCTCATGCCGAGAAGCTCGCAGATGTGGCTACATCCGAGACTTGGATTGATAACTCACAGAGGAGAATGGATTTCAAGAATTCAAACATACAATCGTCACTTTATGTATTAAATGACCATCAGTCAATGCCTAAATGGCCCAATGCATGCTGTGTCGCCTTCACTGTTGGCCGTCTGGGCAGCTAAACCATTAACAGAATATGGTGGGTTACCCCGTGGCCGTGGGTGAGTCATGCCGACACTCCGCGAAGCTCCCAGAGCAGGGAAGAGTGGCATTGGTCATTTGACTCTTGTTAAGTAACCATGATCGTGAGACTTGATTGCTAATTGTTGAATATCCCTGGTATTGCAGGAGTAAGAAatctagaagaagaaggggaagtATTAAAGGAATTTCCGACAGCAGAGATGGTGCTCTTCTTATGATTGTTCCAAAGACGATCTTTTACCCCACGTCTCCAGGGTCGCCACGGATTATCAGCAGAActaaagagagagagagctctAGCTTCGTTAGACAAAAGAAGCATATGATATGATGCCCGTGACTTCATGTTGTTTATTAGGTATTCTAATTTGTGGAGTATAGCTAATAAATGTGAATGTCACAGATGCCAAGTGGATGTGAGAGTCTGCCAAGATAGAATAACCGTTTTGACGGTCTGGGTGGAATATGGCGCTGTTTACATGACACTACTTTACCATTTTCCAGGCTGTAAAATCGGCTCATTCCCGTTGAGCTTCGTTCTTCCCCCGGACCCCCGCAAACCGTAAGCGCTATTCAGCACACCAGATCGGATATTCCATCCTGAAGTTGACCGCTAGAGCTTGCTTCGGCCCCGCCCCCAGCTCCTACAGCGGCCGTGCTTAAAGTTGCCGGATCGGGAAGTGCGCTCGATTTGGACAGGCACAAACAATGGAACGCTGGCATCATTTATTAACACAGAATACTCTACAGAGTGTGTAGATATGAGAGTGTTGCTATACTCAACGAGTTCAGTAGCACCGAAATAAACAAACCATGGCGGACACAACCATTTTGTTCCCCTCGAAGCCACGCATCTTCATTCTAACGGACATTACCAACGAACCCGACGATGCAGAATCCTTCTGTCGATACTTGACGTACGCCAACCAGTTTAACACGGAAGGAATCGTGGCTGTAACTTCAGTATGGCTCAGGAACAAAGTGGCGCCAGAGAACCTGCACGAAATTATCGATGCGTATGAGAAGGTTGTGGATAATCTGAATGCCCACGTCCATCCTGAGTTTCTTTATCCTTCGGCAGAATACATCAGAAGTATTGTTCGTTCAGGGCCTCCAGTAAGCAGCTTCCAACTAAAATGATATCATCTCATATTGACAGGCATTAGGTTTATGGAATGGCTGCGGTTGGTGACGATGTCCCGCTGAGTGATGGCGCCCAATTACTTCTAGAACGACTATTAGCAAACGACAGCGACCCTCTTTGGGTCTTGGTTTGGGGAGGCAGTAATGTCCTTGCTCAAGTCTTACACCATATACGCCATAGAGACGATGCTGAACAGCTTCGAGCAAAGCTGCGAGTGTATACCATCTCTGATCAAGATGATACCGGCGCTTGGATGAGGCGATTGTGGCCTGACATCTTTTATATCTGTTCCGTACATGGATGGAACCAATATAGCCAAGCAACTTGGACAGGAATATCCGGTGACGCGCCTGGTGAGCAAGGAGGCCCCGATACTTCAAAAATTACCAAGGAGTGGATCAAAGAGAATATTCAAGTCGGCCCCCTAGGAGCAGCCTACCctgattacatgtacattgtCGAGGGAGACACGCCTACGTTTCTTTACATGATACAAAATGGCCTAGGTCTTCCTGAGCAGCCATCTTACGGCTCTTGGGGAGGGCGTTATCTCCCTGTCGACCTTACTTTCCCTCGGGGTCATTTTGGTGACACTGCCGATGAAGTCGTTGGAAAGAATGGCCAGATATATATATCGAATCGTGCAACGATTTGGCGCTGGAGAAATGCCTTTCAAGATGACTTCGCTGCTCGAATGCAGTGGACTCTGACCAACGATTTCACCAAAGCAAATCACCACCCTATTATTTCCATTAATGGAAACCAAGGACTGGGTCCAATTT
Above is a genomic segment from Trichoderma breve strain T069 chromosome 6, whole genome shotgun sequence containing:
- a CDS encoding major facilitator superfamily domain-containing protein translates to MSKTQSTVVLPVEVTHEGLMTSLDPETPQAQNITDAGELLPALGLELSNMRNRLVETPIPDQTLPAGLSEERGSPTNPVSQGVPPELANLLAEVIFVLVCTAGQVISALTMGQVNVTQFVFQEALGLVPAQIPWLLGSSVLASGLSVIVFGPLADLAPPKPLMVGAFLWEAAWNAVTAAAVSPNLKVLFFVARAMQGLAAGVLVSASMSILGRVYNPGIRKTRVFSLMAAGAPFGYWIGCVQGGALAAHLPWIFGSTAMFLALCAFAAYLTIPDLRPAADSSSTDAPSMKQFDYLGALLASLGCGLILFGLTQGSAVQWSPYTYTTIILGFLLLVAFHFVERRATRPLIPTGLWRIPGFAAVLLSYIFGFGGYAGAWQFYAIQFWLRYQGVSPLTASLYILPNGIVGVLAAWVVSKTLHVVPGHWILITSMICFGMGPVFFLPQTPSSSYWALSMPGVALSTFGPDLSFAAATIFITSSVPRSYQGSAGSLLVTAQNLTLAIITSVAGSIGIKVDQLPDGEVGLEGIRAIWWFGLASALIGALITITMVRIPKAEEKEHVH
- a CDS encoding fungal zn(2)-Cys(6) binuclear cluster domain-containing protein, which codes for MPQHVAKGRAQGLRHVLPAPAQRPPVTAAPDPPPAPKRQNMVTAACIACRKQKTKCSGDRPACSRCVQRNAECQYTTQPGETEAQAWQRAYKDMQRKRTAHEELFHLLKNLPDREAGHVWRQIREGIDATSLLNYLKTGNVLLQMAVAPETRFRYELPYRTEMPEYYLGDNPYIDSMIYGRLRSIPQLSALRFQIPFHAAEVIDPRLTDAKISSWTAVCKDDGLMRQLLSVFLRCEYHLTSAFQKDYFLDDLVANRHKFCSSLLVNVVLAYSCVCYPGFPDRAEYWNPKALVYRFIMEAKRIWELESHEPKITTIQAGIVFTVFHNLCGLDEIGQAYRIQAIDLAHQMQLFDSTVGGRSLKMQRSMAFLAWTLFNWETLVAFSFMFTPLLKEPPNWALPDPTQDGNWYGEIWLKYPLTDTLSPSYFGTVFRAKSHFRIIMNEFCCILYSEGSQVTVEKAYELLKRLKHWYHGLPGPLQPKTIVLPTHLQLHIHYHYLIISIFEPLMDAQTDQEPPPRQVVAEAKKHLQTLIRLYYLRHGYDAMDLFVVIPLMLAGSECVEAINDQTPPAELELLRSTLILVAKGLYSQRRNHYLAEALFRVIRGRMRPSELSLLKNTMKIDEREWDEKSSMVQEVRSAWPVSVVKKKEEIDSQKLTNLVENYGNLNVEGSSDAKSS